The Thermoclostridium stercorarium subsp. stercorarium DSM 8532 genome contains a region encoding:
- a CDS encoding DUF4330 domain-containing protein translates to MKVLDEKGRLFGIINIIDLFVLVVLVVIVAGGIWLVSRQSETDTGPVESYYVTIKCPELDGSIADYLHVGDRLYYANGFTDVVITDVSVEPAKIDVMLDDGTITVSTHPEKKDIYVTVKVNSKPDDPMLWIGQLHATVGKELVLKTQYVEIPGVITSVVKQEQ, encoded by the coding sequence ATGAAGGTTTTGGACGAAAAAGGAAGGTTATTTGGCATTATCAATATTATTGACCTGTTTGTGCTGGTTGTGCTGGTAGTTATTGTCGCAGGGGGAATTTGGCTTGTCTCAAGGCAGAGTGAAACGGATACGGGTCCCGTTGAATCATATTATGTTACGATAAAGTGTCCTGAACTTGACGGAAGCATTGCCGATTACCTGCATGTCGGTGACAGGCTTTACTATGCCAACGGTTTTACCGATGTGGTTATCACCGATGTCAGCGTTGAACCTGCGAAAATAGATGTTATGCTTGATGACGGAACCATAACGGTTTCCACTCATCCTGAGAAAAAGGACATTTATGTTACCGTCAAGGTAAACAGCAAACCTGACGATCCGATGTTATGGATTGGTCAGTTACATGCAACTGTGGGCAAGGAACTGGTGTTGAAAACTCAGTACGTGGAAATTCCGGGCGTTATTACCAGCGTTGTTAAACAGGAGCAGTAA
- a CDS encoding lipopolysaccharide biosynthesis protein, whose amino-acid sequence MVKDTLLYLPARIIEGLIGLITITLYTSFFAPEVYGYYGLITTTINISSFLLLGWLIQSVYRYVNSYDTDKRRTLFYSTSFTLWLSANVLVVVVVGIGLLLTGRTREDYINELLLLSLFMFVTYNTSQVLISVLSATRKTKLLLFLSIFSVSMKLLLTVFLVHTYQNNDYTPASAVISNIAVDFIVIAVIVFRIKIYKYFTLKYFSKRILKKFMAYSLPLVGVNITMSILNLSDRYVITPLLGTEQMGIYHANYTISSTVFNLILVAVMRGVYPSILKNWRQNNKEQTEYFLSQAVRYYLLVSTPALTGLCILSSTVSKLFLDAAYFENGFVIIWVAIGMFLYGLAEYSNKAWELTSNTKPLFYNTVISAVLNVVLNIVFVKIYGYRAAAVNTALAYLVYLALSLSRSRKILKITFNPSSMARIVLSCVIMGLVVWTEIRFMQISVITLALSVITGCVVYFACLTVTGELKTEMSYLMNWIKSMKKQ is encoded by the coding sequence ATGGTTAAAGATACACTGCTGTATCTTCCGGCAAGAATAATAGAAGGCTTAATCGGCCTTATTACGATAACGCTATATACCAGTTTCTTCGCACCTGAGGTATACGGTTATTACGGCCTTATAACCACTACAATAAATATTTCCTCTTTTTTGCTGCTGGGATGGCTGATCCAGTCGGTTTACCGGTATGTAAACTCCTACGACACCGACAAAAGGCGTACTCTTTTTTATTCCACGTCCTTTACGCTGTGGTTGTCCGCAAACGTACTGGTTGTGGTTGTGGTGGGCATTGGCTTACTTCTTACCGGGAGGACAAGGGAAGATTATATTAATGAATTACTTCTCCTCAGCCTTTTCATGTTTGTCACATACAATACCAGTCAGGTCCTTATATCTGTTTTGTCGGCAACCCGGAAAACCAAGCTTCTTCTTTTTCTTTCCATTTTTTCGGTTTCAATGAAGCTTCTGCTCACCGTTTTCCTGGTTCATACGTATCAGAACAATGACTATACTCCCGCTTCCGCCGTTATAAGCAATATAGCTGTGGATTTTATAGTAATAGCGGTAATCGTGTTCAGAATAAAAATATACAAATATTTTACCCTTAAATATTTTTCCAAAAGAATCCTGAAAAAATTTATGGCATACAGTCTTCCCCTTGTTGGGGTAAATATTACAATGAGTATTCTGAACCTCTCGGACAGATATGTAATTACACCGTTACTGGGCACCGAACAGATGGGAATATACCATGCCAACTACACCATTTCCTCAACGGTTTTCAATCTCATCCTTGTTGCCGTAATGCGCGGTGTTTACCCGTCAATACTGAAAAACTGGCGTCAGAACAACAAGGAACAGACCGAATATTTTCTTTCTCAGGCAGTGAGGTATTATTTGCTGGTATCCACACCCGCCCTTACCGGACTGTGTATTTTATCGAGCACCGTTTCAAAACTTTTTCTTGATGCCGCATATTTTGAAAACGGTTTTGTAATAATATGGGTTGCAATAGGAATGTTCCTGTACGGCCTTGCCGAATACAGCAACAAAGCCTGGGAACTTACTTCAAACACAAAACCCCTTTTCTACAATACGGTAATAAGTGCTGTATTAAATGTGGTCCTTAATATTGTTTTTGTTAAAATATACGGTTACAGGGCTGCGGCAGTGAATACCGCGCTGGCTTACCTTGTATATTTGGCCCTTTCCCTCTCCAGAAGCAGAAAAATATTGAAAATCACATTCAACCCGTCAAGTATGGCACGCATTGTCCTTAGTTGCGTTATAATGGGGCTGGTTGTATGGACCGAAATCCGTTTTATGCAAATTTCCGTTATAACCCTTGCTTTATCCGTAATAACAGGGTGTGTTGTGTATTTTGCATGCCTGACTGTAACGGGTGAATTAAAGACTGAAATGAGCTATCTGATGAATTGGATAAAGAGCATGAAAAAACAGTGA
- a CDS encoding NAD(P)/FAD-dependent oxidoreductase: MKKTSYDIVVIGCGTAGIFAGYELNKLLPDVDILMLEQGNDIYHRNCPIVNKRVPSCIHCKSCDIMNGFGGAGAFSDGKYNFTTKFGGWLTDYLDEDYIMELIEYVDDINVSFGATTVRYSTESEEAKKISKLALGYDLHLLSASVKHLGTENNRQILQRIYDYLTGRVEIVCNTPVESIKDTDGGYLLNLKNGQTVTCKYLIVAPGRSGAEWFASQCRKLGLKLINNQVDIGVRVELPAKVFEHITDVVYEAKFLYRTKQYGDVVRTFCMNPYGYVVSENVDGIITVNGHSYTDKSLRSQNTNFALLVSNRFTQPFNEPYQYGKAIASLSNMLGGGVLVQRFGDLIQGKRTNEHRLGQSFTRPTLKATPGDLSLVLTKRHLDNIIEMIHVLDNIAPGTANYDTLLYGVEVKFYSARLELTNEFETKLEGFFAIGDGAGITRGLSQAAASGVHVARAIAKRLSK; this comes from the coding sequence ATGAAGAAAACTTCGTACGATATCGTCGTGATAGGCTGCGGTACTGCCGGTATTTTTGCAGGATATGAGCTTAATAAGCTCCTGCCTGATGTAGATATCCTCATGCTTGAACAGGGTAATGACATATATCACAGGAATTGTCCGATAGTAAATAAAAGGGTACCTTCATGCATCCATTGCAAAAGCTGCGATATAATGAACGGATTCGGCGGAGCCGGGGCATTTTCGGACGGTAAATACAACTTTACCACCAAGTTCGGCGGATGGCTTACCGATTACCTTGATGAAGACTATATAATGGAACTTATTGAATACGTGGATGACATTAATGTCAGCTTTGGTGCAACCACTGTAAGATATTCCACCGAAAGTGAAGAAGCGAAAAAAATATCAAAACTTGCTCTTGGTTATGATCTCCATCTTCTTTCCGCTTCGGTGAAGCACCTCGGTACAGAGAACAATCGCCAGATCTTGCAGAGGATATACGATTACCTGACCGGACGGGTTGAAATTGTCTGCAATACGCCCGTGGAATCCATAAAAGATACCGACGGCGGTTATTTACTGAATTTAAAGAACGGACAGACTGTCACATGCAAATACCTGATTGTGGCCCCGGGACGTTCAGGAGCCGAATGGTTTGCATCCCAGTGCCGAAAACTGGGGCTGAAGCTTATAAACAACCAGGTGGACATAGGCGTCAGAGTAGAGCTTCCGGCAAAGGTGTTTGAACATATTACCGACGTTGTTTATGAAGCCAAGTTCCTTTACAGAACAAAGCAGTACGGAGACGTCGTAAGAACTTTCTGCATGAATCCGTACGGCTATGTTGTAAGCGAAAACGTGGACGGGATTATAACCGTTAACGGCCACAGCTACACCGACAAATCTTTAAGAAGTCAGAATACCAATTTCGCGCTGCTTGTAAGCAACCGTTTTACACAGCCGTTTAACGAACCGTACCAGTACGGAAAGGCCATTGCCTCACTGTCAAACATGCTGGGCGGAGGCGTGCTGGTTCAGCGTTTCGGCGATCTGATCCAGGGTAAGAGAACAAATGAGCACAGGCTCGGGCAAAGCTTTACAAGGCCGACGTTAAAGGCAACCCCGGGCGATTTGAGTCTGGTTCTCACAAAAAGGCACCTGGATAACATAATTGAAATGATTCACGTACTTGACAACATTGCTCCGGGAACCGCAAATTACGACACCCTCCTTTATGGCGTGGAAGTTAAGTTCTACAGCGCCCGCCTTGAATTGACCAATGAATTTGAAACCAAACTGGAAGGTTTCTTCGCCATCGGTGACGGGGCGGGAATTACCCGCGGGCTGTCACAGGCCGCAGCCAGTGGTGTTCATGTGGCACGGGCCATTGCGAAACGCCTGAGTAAATAA
- a CDS encoding V-type ATP synthase subunit D has translation MDMTFFPTKGNLIRAKSVLALSKQGYELLDRKQNILVREMMGLIERAGTIQKKIQDTYREAYEALRIANITLGISEVEQLGYSVPEEQTVKIKLRSVMGVEIPTVDIAPYELKPAYGFLKTNTALDIARRRFEEVKHLTVEYAEVENAIYRLAVNIKRTKKRANALKNILIPRYEKISKDIQDALEEKDREEFTRLKVIKRITRN, from the coding sequence GTGGACATGACCTTTTTCCCCACAAAAGGAAACCTGATCAGGGCAAAGTCCGTTCTGGCCCTTTCAAAGCAGGGGTATGAGCTCCTTGACAGAAAACAAAACATACTGGTCAGGGAAATGATGGGACTTATAGAACGGGCGGGGACGATCCAGAAAAAGATCCAGGATACTTACCGGGAGGCTTATGAAGCCCTCCGAATAGCCAATATTACTCTGGGGATATCCGAGGTTGAGCAACTGGGGTATTCCGTTCCGGAGGAACAAACGGTAAAAATCAAGCTCAGAAGCGTAATGGGCGTGGAAATACCCACAGTGGACATTGCGCCGTATGAATTAAAGCCAGCCTATGGTTTTTTAAAGACAAATACCGCGCTTGATATAGCAAGAAGGCGTTTTGAAGAAGTGAAGCATTTAACCGTCGAGTATGCAGAGGTGGAAAACGCTATCTACAGGCTTGCGGTTAATATAAAGCGCACAAAAAAAAGAGCCAACGCACTGAAAAATATACTCATTCCAAGGTACGAAAAAATTTCAAAAGACATACAGGACGCTTTGGAAGAGAAAGACAGGGAGGAATTCACCAGACTAAAAGTGATAAAACGAATTACCCGGAACTGA
- the csaB gene encoding polysaccharide pyruvyl transferase CsaB: protein MKVLHLIGGGDEGGAKSHVLSLVQQLGNHISVKLISLRPGPFAEDAKKMGIDVEVIHTGNIFKDISLVRKIIENGRYDILHTHGAKANMIGVFMKKQTKIPVVSTIHSDYRLDYLNSIWKMYTFGLINTVSLRFLDYYVAVSNNFREMLIKRGFPPQRIYTVYNGIPFDKPVDIMPPEDFAKKYGFPIQPGDIFIGILARLDPVKGHTVFLDAAAKVAKKCPQARFLIGGPGDDLRPSLEKRASRLGISDKVFFLGKVTEPYSFFNLIDINVLASYSESFPYVILEGARMKKATVSSRVGGLEDLFVQGENGYLFTPGDSDALADYLIELICDEEKRRRFGENIYKSASERFSLKAMTETQLSIYSRIMKQVKKSKSDRKKYDIAILGYYGYRNSGDDAILKSIIGQLKQKNEELSIVVLSNDPHETRTLYKVQAVHRFNPFSVPAVLSKTRLFIAGGGTLIQDGTSSRSLWYYLFVLHLAKSKGARTVLLANGLGPLTGKGNRKVAARILNRMDAITLRDSNAYDELISLNVTKPVIKITADPALILTSCDLSAGARILRKEGIPADRKLVALCVRKWKKVKNAVQILASVADRIVTDFGATPVFISMQHPDDLRFSEKVLKQMKQKGYILSQRYTVDETLSVMGNMSLVIGMRLHSLIYAANLNIPMVGLAYEQKVGSFMESINQPYVDWNENFSMDELLAKLSDVWENPDRIKRELEEIKPQLEKMVIDSVDLTLSFLPADPK, encoded by the coding sequence ATGAAAGTATTGCATTTAATTGGCGGCGGAGACGAGGGCGGCGCAAAAAGCCATGTTCTGTCCCTCGTTCAGCAGCTTGGGAACCATATAAGCGTAAAGCTTATAAGCCTGCGTCCCGGTCCTTTCGCCGAGGACGCAAAAAAAATGGGTATTGACGTGGAAGTAATACACACAGGGAATATTTTTAAGGATATCAGTCTGGTGAGAAAAATCATTGAAAACGGCAGGTATGATATCCTCCATACCCATGGCGCAAAAGCAAATATGATTGGCGTTTTTATGAAAAAACAGACCAAAATCCCGGTGGTTTCCACAATACATAGTGATTACCGGCTGGATTACCTGAACAGTATATGGAAAATGTATACATTCGGTCTTATAAACACGGTATCGCTGAGGTTTCTGGACTATTATGTCGCCGTTTCGAATAATTTCAGGGAAATGCTGATAAAAAGAGGTTTTCCGCCCCAGCGAATTTATACGGTTTATAACGGTATTCCTTTTGACAAACCCGTAGACATAATGCCTCCCGAGGATTTTGCGAAAAAATACGGTTTTCCTATACAGCCCGGAGACATTTTTATAGGGATTCTTGCAAGACTCGACCCTGTTAAGGGACATACAGTTTTTCTTGACGCAGCGGCCAAAGTTGCGAAAAAATGCCCACAAGCCAGATTTTTAATCGGAGGTCCGGGCGACGATTTGAGGCCTTCCCTTGAAAAAAGGGCAAGCCGGCTTGGAATTTCCGACAAAGTTTTCTTTCTCGGCAAGGTAACCGAGCCCTACTCGTTTTTTAACCTTATAGATATAAACGTGTTGGCGTCCTACAGCGAAAGTTTCCCTTACGTTATACTTGAGGGTGCAAGGATGAAAAAAGCAACTGTCTCAAGCCGTGTCGGCGGCCTTGAAGATTTGTTTGTGCAGGGCGAAAACGGCTATCTTTTCACTCCGGGCGACAGCGATGCTCTTGCCGATTACCTTATCGAGCTTATATGTGATGAGGAGAAAAGACGCCGTTTTGGGGAAAATATTTACAAATCGGCCAGCGAGAGGTTTTCGTTAAAAGCTATGACCGAAACCCAACTGAGTATTTACAGCCGAATAATGAAGCAGGTGAAAAAATCGAAGTCGGACCGGAAGAAATATGATATTGCAATACTGGGTTATTACGGGTACCGTAACAGCGGCGATGATGCAATACTGAAATCGATAATCGGGCAGCTTAAGCAAAAAAACGAAGAATTGTCCATTGTGGTTCTGTCAAACGACCCCCATGAAACCCGCACTCTTTACAAGGTCCAGGCCGTGCATCGTTTTAATCCGTTCAGCGTCCCGGCCGTTTTATCCAAAACCCGGCTTTTCATTGCCGGCGGCGGAACGCTTATTCAGGACGGTACAAGCAGCAGATCGCTGTGGTATTATCTTTTCGTCCTGCACCTTGCGAAAAGCAAAGGGGCCCGGACCGTGCTGCTTGCAAACGGGCTGGGGCCGCTCACGGGTAAAGGCAACAGAAAAGTCGCAGCCAGGATACTTAACAGGATGGATGCAATCACGCTGCGTGATTCCAACGCTTACGATGAACTGATATCACTGAACGTAACAAAGCCTGTTATCAAGATCACCGCAGATCCCGCTTTAATTCTGACATCATGCGATCTTTCAGCAGGGGCCAGGATTCTGCGAAAAGAAGGCATTCCTGCCGACAGGAAACTTGTGGCATTGTGCGTCAGAAAATGGAAGAAAGTTAAAAACGCCGTTCAGATTCTCGCATCTGTAGCTGACAGAATAGTAACCGACTTCGGTGCCACGCCCGTATTTATCTCCATGCAGCACCCTGACGATTTGCGTTTTTCGGAAAAGGTCCTTAAACAGATGAAACAGAAAGGATATATTCTCTCGCAGAGGTATACGGTGGATGAAACCCTTTCAGTAATGGGAAACATGAGCCTGGTTATCGGCATGCGCCTGCATTCGCTGATATATGCCGCGAACCTGAACATCCCCATGGTCGGCCTTGCCTATGAACAAAAAGTGGGCTCTTTCATGGAATCAATAAATCAGCCGTATGTAGACTGGAATGAAAATTTCAGCATGGACGAGTTGTTAGCCAAATTAAGCGACGTATGGGAAAACCCGGACAGGATAAAAAGGGAGCTGGAGGAAATCAAGCCGCAGCTTGAGAAAATGGTAATTGATTCGGTGGATCTCACCCTTTCCTTCCTGCCTGCCGATCCGAAATAG
- a CDS encoding V-type ATP synthase subunit B, which yields MSVEYVGLKEINGPLVVLQGVKGASYEEVVEIKVGNNRRLGRIIEMYGNICVVQVFEGTDGLSLTNTVTKLTGEPLKIPLSKEILGRTLNGIGQPIDGFGEIYPEQKRDVNGAPINPVSRKYPRNFIQTGISAIDGLATLIRGQKLPIFSAEGIPHNQLAVQIVKQAKITDGNSDNFAIVFVAMGVKHDVAEYFRRSFEKSGVMNRVVMFLNLANDPVVERIIAPRAGLTAAEYLAFEHNMHVLVILTDMTSYAEALREISSSKGEIPSRKGYPGYLYSDLASIYERAGMLKDREGSITQIPILTMPNDDITHPIPDLTGYITEGQIVLDRGLSQKGIYPPISVLPSLSRLMKDGIGKGFTREDHPELANQLFSAYAKVQEVRALASVIGEDELSDIDKKYMEFGRAFENEFISQDFEDDRDITETLDLGWVLLGLLPKEELDRVSDEILKKYYVPAKSDKGVVRPWT from the coding sequence ATGAGTGTGGAATATGTGGGACTTAAGGAAATTAACGGACCCCTTGTGGTTCTGCAGGGGGTTAAGGGTGCTTCCTATGAAGAAGTGGTGGAAATAAAGGTTGGCAATAACAGAAGGCTTGGAAGAATTATTGAGATGTATGGCAACATATGCGTGGTCCAGGTTTTTGAAGGTACCGACGGTCTGTCGCTTACAAACACGGTTACAAAGCTTACCGGCGAACCATTGAAAATACCTCTTTCAAAGGAAATCCTGGGACGGACCCTGAACGGTATCGGTCAGCCGATAGACGGGTTCGGGGAGATATATCCCGAACAGAAAAGGGATGTAAACGGCGCTCCCATCAACCCCGTGTCAAGAAAATACCCGCGAAATTTCATCCAGACCGGGATTTCGGCGATTGACGGACTGGCTACGCTTATACGCGGTCAGAAACTGCCTATTTTTTCCGCAGAGGGAATACCTCATAACCAGCTGGCAGTGCAGATAGTGAAACAGGCCAAAATCACGGACGGAAACAGCGATAATTTTGCAATAGTATTTGTGGCAATGGGTGTTAAGCATGATGTGGCCGAATATTTCAGGCGAAGCTTTGAAAAAAGCGGCGTTATGAACCGGGTGGTTATGTTTCTGAACTTGGCAAACGATCCGGTCGTGGAGAGAATAATTGCTCCGAGGGCAGGGCTGACAGCTGCGGAGTATCTGGCATTTGAGCACAATATGCATGTCCTTGTTATACTTACCGACATGACGTCTTATGCCGAAGCACTTCGTGAAATATCGTCGTCAAAGGGTGAAATTCCGTCCCGAAAGGGTTATCCCGGTTATTTGTACAGTGACCTTGCCTCCATTTATGAACGGGCAGGGATGCTTAAGGACAGGGAAGGTTCCATTACGCAGATACCAATACTTACGATGCCCAATGATGACATAACACATCCCATTCCTGACCTTACCGGATACATTACGGAAGGCCAGATCGTTCTGGACAGAGGCCTGAGCCAGAAAGGCATTTACCCACCTATATCGGTTTTGCCGTCGCTTTCCAGACTGATGAAGGACGGAATAGGTAAGGGATTTACCCGTGAAGACCATCCCGAACTTGCCAACCAGTTGTTTTCGGCATATGCAAAGGTACAGGAGGTAAGGGCGCTGGCTTCGGTAATCGGTGAGGATGAATTGTCGGATATTGACAAAAAGTACATGGAGTTTGGACGCGCCTTTGAGAACGAGTTTATTTCCCAGGATTTCGAGGATGACAGGGATATTACTGAAACACTGGATTTGGGCTGGGTTCTTTTAGGACTGCTGCCCAAAGAGGAACTCGACAGGGTATCCGATGAAATTCTGAAAAAATATTATGTCCCCGCTAAAAGTGACAAGGGGGTTGTAAGACCGTGGACATGA
- a CDS encoding O-antigen ligase family protein, with protein sequence MKRWYWTVLFSVIFVLGILSSYLGMLPVTAVLVCGTAAIMFFADYEKATIIVALFTVFEFVLRTLIGHPLISSIWDEVALLLCFGIWFYKWFAFRGQTPYRSTPLDLSIVLFMLVSVALLFIAAPDFAIGVEGLRVVIQYMFWFFVVTQLLKTPKGAKRIINIVLLTALFVALYGIYQFIVGVEIPSSWVDQAEGKVRTRAFSIFTSPNMLAGYLSLLIPVSVGMLFAERNRTRKIYYGIVTACMGFALLFTLSRSGWIFCFCAMLFYVWMKNRKFIVPMLLCMLALFILSVIFMPSVANRILYLFSPAYYASSSSGGRIYRAIKGFELWKQYPLFGMGLGQFGGSVALSHKLNNTFSMDNYYIKTAVEMGLVGLIALIVLLYNTFIHCYRALSKIADQEQKDWAMGILAGLVCVILYNLTENMLEIPLLSSYFWMFAGIIMFLAYGQNNVTRKEDLAISDRQAGRKG encoded by the coding sequence ATGAAAAGATGGTATTGGACCGTTCTTTTTTCAGTGATATTTGTATTGGGAATTCTGTCATCATATCTGGGAATGTTGCCCGTTACGGCGGTTTTGGTTTGCGGTACTGCCGCAATAATGTTTTTTGCCGATTACGAAAAAGCAACGATAATCGTGGCTTTGTTTACAGTGTTTGAATTTGTACTCAGAACTTTGATAGGTCATCCTTTGATATCAAGCATATGGGATGAGGTTGCTCTGCTTTTATGCTTCGGGATATGGTTCTACAAGTGGTTCGCTTTCAGAGGCCAGACGCCTTACCGCTCAACGCCGCTGGATTTGTCCATTGTACTTTTCATGCTGGTATCGGTTGCGCTGCTGTTTATTGCAGCTCCGGATTTTGCCATCGGTGTTGAAGGTTTGAGGGTTGTAATTCAGTATATGTTTTGGTTTTTCGTTGTAACCCAACTTCTGAAAACCCCGAAGGGTGCAAAAAGAATTATAAATATTGTACTGTTGACGGCTTTGTTTGTTGCTCTGTACGGAATCTATCAGTTTATTGTAGGGGTTGAAATACCGTCAAGCTGGGTGGATCAGGCCGAAGGAAAGGTTCGTACCCGTGCCTTTTCGATATTTACGTCTCCCAATATGCTGGCCGGTTACCTTTCTTTGCTCATACCCGTGTCGGTGGGGATGTTATTTGCAGAAAGGAACAGAACAAGGAAGATATATTACGGAATTGTTACGGCCTGCATGGGCTTTGCCCTTCTGTTCACGCTGTCCAGAAGCGGATGGATTTTCTGTTTCTGCGCCATGCTGTTTTATGTGTGGATGAAAAACAGAAAATTCATTGTTCCGATGCTTTTATGTATGCTGGCGCTGTTTATCCTGTCGGTCATATTCATGCCTTCGGTGGCAAACAGGATATTGTACCTTTTTTCGCCGGCCTATTATGCGAGCAGCAGCAGCGGCGGAAGAATTTACCGGGCGATAAAGGGCTTTGAGCTTTGGAAGCAATATCCGCTGTTTGGAATGGGGCTTGGCCAATTTGGCGGTTCGGTGGCTCTGAGCCATAAACTTAACAATACCTTCTCAATGGACAACTATTACATAAAAACCGCGGTGGAAATGGGACTGGTCGGTCTTATTGCGCTTATTGTGCTGTTATACAATACCTTTATACACTGCTACAGGGCTTTATCGAAAATCGCCGATCAGGAACAGAAAGACTGGGCAATGGGCATTCTGGCAGGGCTTGTATGTGTAATTTTGTATAACCTTACCGAGAATATGCTGGAAATACCCCTTCTGTCGTCGTACTTCTGGATGTTTGCAGGAATAATTATGTTCCTCGCGTACGGACAGAATAATGTAACCAGGAAAGAGGATTTGGCTATTTCGGATCGGCAGGCAGGAAGGAAAGGGTGA
- a CDS encoding glycosyltransferase family 4 protein, giving the protein MKKVLMIAHQFPPIGGSGVQRTVKFVKYLPMYGWEGIVLTRDAKRAQLKDNTLLNDIPANTKIYRTAAWDFSEWPFPLNLAGKYIRRRILIPDGERLWEVFSYKKAMEIIKEEKVDLIYSTSQPFSTHLLAMKLKQTCPDIPWVSDFRDEWTNNAFIKAYNYRPYRIKMEKRLERKVFELSDAIIMNTPVMRNNSVRDNPDLEHKFHVIPNGFDREDFEGIEPGTGNDRFTLTYTGLIYGNTSPKTVFAAVEKLVREKLVDLSEIRLRFIGRLKTDELYRLAKAHNIHEAVEILPYKPHKESVASLMQSDAVLLLLGKGTEAIYTGKLMEYINTGKPILATVPVNGAAAQLINETRTGFVADCDDIETTAGNFKMLYDYWKNGVEFFNPDREKIAQYERRKLTKKLADIFDGLC; this is encoded by the coding sequence ATGAAAAAAGTTTTAATGATAGCTCACCAGTTTCCGCCCATTGGCGGGTCGGGCGTTCAGCGTACCGTAAAATTTGTTAAATACCTGCCCATGTATGGTTGGGAAGGGATTGTGCTGACCCGTGACGCAAAACGGGCACAGCTTAAGGATAATACTTTATTGAACGATATTCCTGCAAATACAAAAATATACCGTACTGCGGCATGGGATTTTTCGGAATGGCCCTTTCCGTTAAACCTTGCAGGCAAATATATTAGGCGGAGGATTCTGATACCCGACGGAGAAAGGCTGTGGGAGGTATTCTCATACAAAAAGGCTATGGAAATAATTAAAGAAGAAAAAGTTGATCTTATTTACTCCACTTCTCAGCCTTTCAGCACACATTTGCTGGCAATGAAACTGAAACAGACCTGCCCTGATATTCCGTGGGTTTCGGATTTCAGGGATGAATGGACGAATAATGCCTTTATTAAAGCGTACAATTACCGGCCATACAGAATAAAGATGGAAAAGCGGCTTGAGAGAAAGGTGTTTGAGCTTTCAGACGCAATTATAATGAATACTCCTGTCATGAGGAATAACTCGGTAAGGGACAATCCCGATCTTGAACATAAATTCCATGTGATACCCAACGGATTTGACCGTGAGGATTTCGAAGGAATTGAGCCTGGAACGGGGAATGATAGGTTCACTTTGACGTATACCGGGCTTATTTACGGAAACACCAGCCCGAAAACGGTTTTCGCGGCCGTGGAAAAACTTGTCCGCGAGAAGCTTGTGGATCTTTCCGAAATCAGGCTGCGTTTTATCGGGCGCCTGAAAACCGATGAGCTGTACAGGCTGGCAAAAGCGCACAATATACACGAGGCGGTTGAGATACTTCCGTATAAGCCGCATAAGGAAAGCGTGGCCAGCCTTATGCAGTCTGATGCCGTGCTGTTACTGCTTGGGAAGGGAACAGAGGCGATATACACAGGAAAACTTATGGAATATATAAACACCGGAAAGCCAATCCTTGCAACGGTGCCTGTCAACGGGGCGGCAGCGCAGCTGATTAATGAAACAAGAACGGGTTTTGTGGCCGACTGTGATGATATTGAAACCACCGCCGGAAATTTTAAAATGTTATATGACTACTGGAAAAATGGGGTTGAGTTTTTCAACCCCGACAGGGAGAAGATAGCCCAGTATGAGAGAAGGAAACTGACAAAAAAACTTGCAGACATATTTGACGGTTTATGTTAA